Proteins encoded in a region of the Pseudomonas sp. GOM7 genome:
- a CDS encoding undecaprenyl-diphosphate phosphatase: MDIWMAFQALILGVVEGLTEFLPISSTGHLIVVGDLLGFNGQTATAFKIIIQLGAILAVMWEFRARVFGVVVGLPRERKAQRFTFNLLLAFIPAVIFGLAFADLIEHWLFNPITVATALIVGGLIMLWAEKREHAIKAETVDDMDWKLALKVGFAQCLALIPGTSRSGATIIGGLVFGLSRKAATEFSFFLAMPTMVAATVYSLFKYRDILHLDDLPIFAIGFVTTFIVAMITVRVLLRFIANHSYAVFAWYRIAFGLVILATWQLHLIDWSTAQP; encoded by the coding sequence ATGGATATCTGGATGGCCTTTCAGGCCCTGATTCTGGGCGTAGTCGAGGGGCTTACCGAGTTCTTGCCGATTTCCAGCACTGGCCACCTGATCGTGGTAGGCGACCTGCTGGGCTTCAATGGTCAGACGGCTACGGCATTCAAGATCATCATTCAGCTCGGTGCCATTCTGGCCGTGATGTGGGAGTTCCGTGCCCGCGTGTTCGGCGTGGTCGTGGGCCTGCCGCGCGAGCGCAAGGCTCAGCGTTTCACCTTCAACCTGCTGCTGGCGTTCATTCCGGCAGTGATCTTCGGCCTGGCCTTCGCCGATCTGATCGAGCATTGGCTGTTCAACCCGATCACCGTCGCCACGGCGCTGATCGTTGGTGGGTTGATCATGCTCTGGGCGGAGAAGCGCGAGCATGCGATCAAGGCCGAAACGGTGGATGACATGGACTGGAAGCTGGCCCTGAAGGTTGGTTTCGCCCAGTGCCTGGCCCTGATTCCTGGCACCTCTCGCTCCGGCGCAACCATCATCGGTGGTCTGGTGTTCGGCCTGTCGCGCAAGGCGGCCACCGAGTTCTCCTTCTTCCTGGCGATGCCGACCATGGTGGCGGCCACGGTGTACTCGCTGTTCAAGTACCGCGACATCCTGCATCTCGACGACCTGCCGATCTTCGCCATTGGGTTCGTCACCACCTTCATCGTGGCGATGATCACCGTGCGCGTCTTGCTCAGGTTCATCGCCAACCACAGCTATGCCGTGTTCGCCTGGTACCGCATCGCCTTCGGCCTGGTGATCCTGGCCACCTGGCAGTTGCACCTGATCGACTGGAGCACCGCGCAACCGTGA
- a CDS encoding DUF1294 domain-containing protein, which translates to MIGNERKGLLKHWDDAKGFGFIQPQGGGAELFAHISVMRGERRPQAGDEVFYIEGRDPQGRPRAEHMRLAGELSLDRQAIRRKPAARQAVSGREPGKATRSTRRRQGEGMIQHFGAKAVLFLSLCALPLFAALLQLRGALWWALPLYLLASALSFVQYWQDKRSAQQGRRRTPEHTLHLVELAGGWPGALLAQQVFRHKTRKLSYQIPFWLIIAAHQVFWIDLLWLDGAYLARYISLPIQ; encoded by the coding sequence GTGATCGGCAACGAGCGCAAGGGGCTTCTGAAACACTGGGACGACGCCAAGGGCTTTGGTTTCATCCAGCCGCAGGGTGGCGGTGCCGAGCTGTTCGCCCATATCTCGGTGATGCGTGGGGAGCGCCGTCCCCAGGCAGGGGATGAGGTGTTCTATATCGAGGGGCGTGACCCGCAGGGCAGGCCGCGCGCCGAGCACATGCGTCTGGCGGGTGAGTTGAGCCTGGATCGCCAGGCCATTCGCCGCAAGCCGGCGGCCAGGCAGGCAGTCAGCGGCCGCGAGCCAGGCAAGGCTACTCGAAGTACGCGACGGCGGCAGGGCGAAGGCATGATTCAACATTTCGGCGCCAAGGCCGTGCTGTTCCTGTCACTTTGTGCGTTGCCGCTGTTTGCTGCGCTGCTGCAACTGCGTGGCGCCCTGTGGTGGGCATTGCCGCTCTACCTGCTGGCCAGTGCGCTGAGCTTCGTGCAGTACTGGCAGGACAAACGCAGTGCCCAGCAGGGCAGGCGGCGTACACCGGAGCATACCCTGCATCTGGTCGAACTGGCCGGTGGCTGGCCGGGCGCCCTGCTGGCGCAACAGGTGTTTCGCCACAAGACGCGCAAGCTTTCCTACCAGATACCGTTCTGGCTGATCATCGCCGCGCATCAGGTGTTCTGGATCGACCTTCTGTGGCTCGATGGTGCCTACCTCGCTCGCTACATTTCGTTACCCATCCAGTAA
- a CDS encoding MmcQ/YjbR family DNA-binding protein, with protein MTPDQIATFCLNLPGAREDFKWGSNRVFSIAGNKMFAILDFLGEDLAFKVDSDLFLGYVDRPGIRPAPYLARAHWISMSARQLPLGEAELRQLLTRSHQLVVRRLPKRLQPGLLL; from the coding sequence ATGACCCCCGATCAGATCGCCACCTTCTGCCTGAACCTGCCCGGTGCCCGTGAAGACTTCAAGTGGGGCAGCAATCGAGTCTTTTCCATCGCGGGCAACAAGATGTTCGCCATCCTCGACTTTCTCGGCGAGGATCTGGCCTTCAAGGTCGACAGCGACCTGTTCCTGGGTTACGTGGATCGCCCCGGCATCCGCCCGGCGCCCTACCTGGCCCGCGCGCACTGGATCAGCATGAGTGCCCGGCAGTTGCCTCTGGGCGAGGCGGAATTGCGCCAGTTGCTCACCCGCTCCCATCAGCTAGTGGTGCGCCGCCTACCCAAGCGCTTGCAACCGGGGCTACTCCTATAG
- a CDS encoding helix-turn-helix domain-containing protein, translating to MNAHLPPRTPALAPAGLQLRQLRRQAGLSQLDLGLICGISQRHLSCIETGRARPSPATLHALLMALEAPLEQCNSLFLAAGYAPRYGKSPLEAQSLAAIRDAIGHILQANNPAPAIVLGSQWQVLAANASTAALFGLLGLPADSADELNLLVTLLQPGGLGDHLVNADEIRALAWQRASREALQDPELARMLAGLPAPCGPAAGHDELPPLVMTRIDSPEGPLSFLSTFTTFGMPLDITVASLRIEHLIPADPHTWRVMTQAYERSQAAPT from the coding sequence ATGAATGCCCACCTTCCGCCACGAACGCCTGCCCTTGCCCCTGCTGGCTTGCAACTGCGCCAGCTGCGTCGCCAGGCCGGCCTCAGCCAACTCGATTTGGGGCTGATCTGCGGCATCTCCCAGCGCCACCTGAGCTGCATCGAAACCGGCCGCGCCAGGCCCAGCCCCGCGACTCTGCACGCCTTGCTGATGGCCCTGGAAGCCCCGCTGGAGCAATGCAACAGCCTGTTTCTAGCTGCCGGTTACGCGCCGCGCTATGGCAAGTCACCGCTCGAGGCGCAGTCCCTTGCCGCCATTCGTGACGCCATCGGCCATATCCTGCAAGCCAACAATCCGGCCCCGGCGATAGTGCTAGGCAGCCAGTGGCAGGTATTGGCTGCCAATGCCAGCACGGCGGCACTGTTCGGCTTGCTGGGACTGCCGGCAGATAGCGCCGATGAACTCAACCTGCTGGTCACCCTGTTGCAACCAGGCGGCCTGGGGGATCACCTGGTCAACGCCGATGAGATCCGCGCCCTTGCCTGGCAGCGCGCCTCACGTGAAGCACTGCAAGATCCCGAGCTGGCCAGGATGCTGGCGGGTTTACCAGCACCCTGCGGGCCGGCCGCAGGGCACGACGAACTCCCACCATTGGTGATGACGCGCATCGACTCGCCAGAGGGGCCTTTGAGTTTTCTCTCCACCTTCACCACCTTTGGCATGCCGCTGGATATCACAGTGGCCTCGCTGCGCATCGAGCACCTGATCCCGGCTGACCCACATACCTGGCGGGTCATGACCCAGGCGTACGAACGCTCGCAGGCTGCCCCGACCTGA
- a CDS encoding DUF2834 domain-containing protein: MNRPYLALVTLLSFALYTAWSMAVAEQSLLAFGLQLLSRPDTAQVVIDLYLMAVLAMCWMYRDARAKGRSWLSVLPYLALTAIFVSIGPLTYLVVEGFCRQRLQAARA; the protein is encoded by the coding sequence ATGAACCGACCTTACCTCGCACTCGTCACCCTGCTGAGCTTTGCGCTCTACACCGCTTGGAGCATGGCGGTAGCCGAACAGTCGCTGCTGGCTTTCGGGCTGCAACTACTGTCGCGCCCAGACACCGCGCAGGTGGTCATCGACCTTTACCTGATGGCAGTGCTGGCCATGTGCTGGATGTATCGCGATGCACGGGCCAAGGGGCGTTCGTGGCTTTCCGTTCTGCCTTACCTGGCCTTGACTGCCATCTTCGTCTCCATCGGCCCGCTGACCTACCTCGTGGTCGAAGGCTTCTGCCGCCAGCGCTTACAGGCTGCACGCGCATGA
- a CDS encoding sensor domain-containing diguanylate cyclase, translating into MNIDHRFRFAWLLLWLLLSWPALGDVLPVDGGQLGDAPVSLTRHVGMLEDPSQAFTLKEVRDAAQEGHFRYQQGSGASFALGFTRSAYWFRLVLGNSSDVPLTRLLVVDNPRISQVDAYIPDGQGGYHTWLTGADRPFTTKAYDNRNFVFPVVLPARSQQVIYLRVQSSIGLLVPLQLWSPQAFQAYERDDYMARSGYMGIAVAMILFNLMLFIALRERIYLLYVTFVLCAVSLLTIKNGMAPDWSLFGFTLNSNVAYYSSASLALCTLMLFMRQMLQTPRLLPWGDRLLLAMIGLYLISPLIYALALPQVARVAIVLNLLTALMMIAIAVACALKRQRSAYFFLAAFGLLILGGASTTLRAMGILPTNVFTVDGLQLGSSLEMLLLAFALADRINVMRQEKMQAQAQLLQAQEQLVDSLQRSERELEQRVHERTQELQVLNQRLETLSMTDALTGIGNRRQFDAVLAQQWRQAQRNATPLALAILDVDWFKAYNDLYGHPLGDACLRQIAQALEATLGRSTDFVARYGGEEFVFLAPMTDLAGTLQRAETLIEAVRALNLPHSGSPYGQVTLSIGVAAMQATPQHDPQQLLARADAALYRAKQQGRNRVECDQAQ; encoded by the coding sequence ATGAATATCGATCACCGTTTTCGCTTCGCCTGGCTGTTGCTGTGGCTGCTGCTGTCATGGCCGGCGCTGGGCGATGTGCTGCCTGTGGATGGGGGGCAACTCGGCGATGCGCCAGTGTCGCTGACTCGCCATGTCGGCATGCTGGAGGATCCCTCTCAGGCCTTCACCCTGAAGGAGGTGCGTGATGCTGCGCAGGAGGGCCACTTCCGTTACCAGCAAGGCAGCGGCGCATCCTTTGCTCTGGGCTTCACCCGTTCGGCCTACTGGTTTCGCCTGGTACTCGGCAATTCCAGCGATGTGCCGCTCACGCGCCTGTTGGTGGTGGACAATCCGCGCATCTCCCAGGTCGATGCCTACATTCCGGACGGGCAGGGTGGCTATCACACCTGGTTGACGGGGGCCGACCGGCCATTCACCACCAAGGCCTACGACAATCGCAATTTCGTCTTCCCGGTCGTGCTGCCGGCGCGCTCGCAGCAGGTAATCTACCTGCGCGTGCAGTCGAGCATCGGTCTGCTGGTGCCGTTGCAACTCTGGTCGCCACAAGCCTTCCAAGCCTACGAGCGTGATGATTACATGGCACGCAGTGGTTACATGGGCATCGCGGTGGCGATGATCCTGTTCAATCTGATGTTGTTCATCGCTCTTCGCGAACGCATCTACCTGCTGTACGTGACTTTCGTGCTCTGCGCCGTGAGCCTTTTGACCATCAAGAACGGCATGGCACCGGACTGGAGCTTGTTCGGCTTCACGCTCAACTCCAACGTCGCCTACTACAGCAGCGCTTCGCTGGCCTTGTGCACGCTGATGCTGTTCATGCGCCAGATGCTGCAGACCCCGCGTTTGCTGCCTTGGGGCGACCGCCTGCTGCTAGCGATGATCGGCCTGTATCTGATCTCGCCACTGATCTACGCCCTGGCGTTGCCTCAGGTGGCCCGGGTGGCCATCGTGCTCAACCTGCTGACAGCGCTGATGATGATCGCCATAGCCGTCGCTTGTGCCCTGAAACGGCAGCGCAGTGCCTATTTTTTCCTGGCCGCCTTTGGCCTGCTGATACTCGGTGGCGCCAGTACCACGTTGCGCGCCATGGGTATCCTGCCGACCAACGTGTTCACGGTCGATGGCCTGCAGTTGGGCTCATCGCTGGAAATGCTCTTGCTAGCCTTCGCCCTGGCCGACCGCATCAACGTCATGCGTCAGGAGAAGATGCAGGCCCAGGCTCAACTGTTACAAGCTCAGGAGCAACTGGTGGACAGCCTGCAGCGCTCCGAGCGTGAGCTGGAGCAGCGTGTGCACGAGCGCACGCAGGAGCTGCAGGTGCTCAATCAACGCCTTGAAACCCTAAGCATGACCGACGCCCTGACGGGCATCGGCAACCGCCGACAGTTCGATGCTGTGCTCGCTCAGCAATGGCGCCAGGCCCAACGCAATGCCACGCCACTGGCTCTGGCCATCCTGGACGTGGACTGGTTCAAGGCCTACAACGACCTCTACGGCCACCCGCTGGGAGATGCCTGCCTGCGCCAGATTGCCCAGGCACTGGAAGCTACCCTTGGCCGCTCGACGGATTTCGTCGCCCGTTATGGTGGTGAGGAGTTCGTTTTTCTCGCACCCATGACCGATCTGGCCGGTACGCTGCAGCGGGCCGAGACGTTGATCGAGGCGGTACGTGCCCTGAATTTGCCGCACAGCGGCTCGCCCTATGGCCAGGTGACCCTGAGCATTGGCGTGGCGGCCATGCAGGCCACGCCGCAGCATGATCCGCAGCAGCTTCTGGCGCGGGCCGATGCCGCGCTGTATCGGGCCAAGCAGCAGGGGCGCAACCGTGTCGAGTGCGATCAGGCGCAGTGA
- a CDS encoding efflux transporter outer membrane subunit produces MKAFTPALLALALSACAVGPDYRAPETDPARIAALEAGDYDRTRFEAAWWQQFDDPTLNLLVQRSLADNRELRVAFSRLRAARAIRDDVANDRFPTVTSRASGEFGKAQQPPTTEQRVRQERYDLGLDTAWELDLFGRIQRQLEASEARIEVAEADYYQIQVSLIAELVDAYGTLRGAQLREHIALENLKNQQESRAITEQLRDAGIGSELDVLRADARLAAVEASVPQLQAQQVRARNRIATLLGQRPEQLEVDLSPKPLPAIAKALPIGNPAELLRRRPDVQAAERQLAAATAEVGVATADLFPRVSLSGFLGFTAGRGSQLGASAARAWAVAPSISWAALDLGSVRARLRGAEAEADGALAQYEQQVLLALEESENAFSDYGKRQQRLIALVRQVEASRAAAQQAAIRYREGTVDFLVLLDAERERLAAEDAQASAEVELYSGIVAIYKALGGGWQPQA; encoded by the coding sequence ATGAAGGCCTTTACCCCCGCCCTGCTCGCCCTGGCCCTGTCGGCCTGCGCCGTAGGCCCGGACTATCGCGCACCCGAAACCGACCCGGCGCGCATTGCCGCGCTGGAGGCCGGCGACTACGACCGCACCCGTTTCGAGGCGGCCTGGTGGCAGCAGTTCGACGACCCGACGCTGAATCTGCTGGTGCAGCGCTCGCTGGCCGACAACCGTGAGCTGCGCGTGGCCTTCAGCCGCCTGCGTGCCGCACGGGCGATTCGCGATGACGTGGCCAACGACCGTTTCCCCACCGTCACCAGCCGTGCCAGTGGCGAATTCGGCAAGGCCCAGCAGCCACCGACCACCGAGCAGCGCGTGCGTCAGGAACGCTACGACCTGGGCCTGGACACGGCCTGGGAGCTCGATCTGTTCGGCCGCATCCAGCGCCAACTGGAGGCTAGCGAAGCGCGCATCGAGGTGGCCGAGGCCGACTACTACCAGATTCAGGTCAGCCTGATCGCCGAGCTGGTGGATGCCTACGGCACCTTGCGCGGCGCACAGCTACGGGAACACATCGCGCTGGAAAACCTGAAGAACCAGCAGGAATCACGCGCTATCACCGAGCAGTTGCGCGATGCCGGCATCGGCAGTGAGCTGGACGTGCTGCGCGCCGATGCCCGCCTGGCGGCGGTGGAAGCCAGCGTGCCGCAATTGCAGGCACAGCAGGTGCGTGCGCGCAACCGCATCGCCACCCTGCTCGGCCAGCGCCCGGAGCAACTGGAGGTGGATCTGTCGCCCAAGCCGCTACCGGCTATCGCCAAGGCGCTGCCGATTGGCAACCCGGCCGAGCTGCTGCGCCGTCGCCCGGATGTACAGGCCGCCGAGCGGCAACTGGCGGCGGCCACGGCGGAAGTGGGCGTGGCCACGGCCGACCTGTTCCCTCGGGTGAGCCTGTCGGGCTTTCTCGGCTTTACCGCCGGGCGCGGCTCGCAACTGGGCGCCTCGGCGGCACGGGCCTGGGCCGTGGCACCCAGCATAAGCTGGGCGGCACTCGATCTGGGCAGCGTGCGCGCACGTCTGCGCGGCGCCGAGGCCGAGGCCGACGGCGCCCTGGCGCAGTACGAGCAGCAGGTGCTGCTGGCCCTGGAGGAATCGGAGAACGCCTTCAGCGACTACGGCAAGCGCCAGCAACGCCTGATCGCCCTGGTACGCCAGGTCGAAGCCAGCCGTGCGGCGGCGCAGCAGGCGGCGATTCGCTACCGCGAAGGCACGGTGGACTTCCTCGTGCTGCTCGATGCCGAACGTGAACGCCTGGCCGCCGAAGACGCCCAGGCCTCGGCCGAGGTCGAGCTGTACAGCGGCATCGTCGCCATCTACAAGGCGCTGGGTGGCGGCTGGCAGCCACAGGCCTGA
- a CDS encoding efflux RND transporter permease subunit — MNFSQFFIQRPIFAAVLSLLILISGAISLFQLPISEYPEVVPPTVVVRANFPGANPKVIGETVASPLEQAIVGVEGMLYMSSQSTNDGKLTLTVTFALGTDLDNAQVQVQNRVTRTMPTLPTEVQRLGVTVDKASPDLTMVVHLTSPDNRYDMLYLSNYAALNVKDELARLDGVGDVQLFGMGNYSLRVWLDPNKVASRGLTASDVVNAIREQNRQVAAGALGAPPSDAGNSFQLSINTQGRLVTEEEFENIIIRAGEDGEITRLRDIARVELGSNQYALRSLLNNQPAVAIPVFQRPGSNAIAISDEVRARMAELKQSFPQGMDYEIVYDPTIFVRGSIEAVVHTLLEAIVLVVLVVILFLQTWRASIIPLAAVPVSLIGTFAVMHLFGFSLNALSLFGLVLAIGIVVDDAIVVVENVERNIALGKSPVEATRQAMKEVTGPIIATALVLCAVFVPTAFISGLTGQFYQQFALTIAISTVISAINSLTLSPALAAVLLKDHHAPKDGFSRLLDKLFGGWLFGPFNRVFDRASHGYVGTVRRVLRGSSIAMLVYGGLLVLGYLGFSSTPTGFVPQQDKQYLVAFAQLPDAATLDRTEAVIKRMSDIAAKYPGVENTVSFPGLSINGFTNSPNSGIVFVTLKDFDQRKDPSMSASAIAGALNGQFSEIQDAYIAIFPPPPVQGLGTIGGFRLQIQDRGNLGYEELYTQTQNILNKARQLPELNPMSVFTSYQVNVPQVDAVIDREKAKTHGVAIDDIFDTLQVYLGSLYANDFNRFGRTYQVNVQADQQFRLEPEQIGQLKVRNNRGEMVPLSTFVKVDDSAGPDRVMHYNGFLTAEINGAAAPGYSSGQAEAAIAKLLEAELPNGMTYEWTDLTYQQILAGNTAVFIFPLCVLLAFLVLAAQYESWSLPLAVILIVPTVLLSAITGVILAGSDNNIFTQIGLIVLVGLACKNAILIVEFAKEKQEEGLDRVAAVLEACRLRLRPILMTSIAFIMGVVPLVLSSGAGAEMRHAMGVAVFSGMIGVTFFGLLLTPVFYVLIRAFVEKRQARKVARLQEVHA, encoded by the coding sequence ATGAATTTCTCGCAATTCTTCATCCAGCGGCCAATCTTCGCCGCCGTGCTGTCGTTGCTGATCCTGATCAGCGGCGCCATCTCGTTGTTCCAGTTACCGATCAGCGAATACCCGGAAGTGGTGCCGCCCACCGTGGTGGTGCGCGCCAACTTCCCCGGTGCCAACCCCAAGGTGATCGGTGAGACCGTCGCCTCGCCGCTGGAGCAGGCCATCGTCGGCGTCGAAGGCATGCTCTACATGTCGTCGCAGTCGACCAACGACGGCAAGCTGACCCTGACCGTGACCTTCGCCCTCGGCACCGATCTGGACAACGCCCAGGTACAGGTGCAGAACCGCGTCACCCGCACCATGCCGACGCTGCCCACCGAGGTGCAGCGCCTCGGCGTGACCGTGGACAAGGCCTCCCCCGACCTGACCATGGTGGTGCACCTGACCTCGCCGGACAACCGCTACGACATGCTCTACCTGTCCAACTACGCCGCGCTCAACGTCAAGGACGAGCTGGCGCGCCTGGACGGCGTGGGCGACGTGCAACTGTTCGGCATGGGCAACTACTCGCTGCGCGTCTGGCTGGATCCGAACAAGGTGGCCTCGCGCGGGCTCACCGCCAGCGATGTGGTCAACGCCATCCGCGAGCAGAACCGCCAGGTCGCCGCCGGCGCCCTCGGCGCGCCGCCCTCTGACGCTGGCAATAGCTTCCAGTTGTCGATCAACACCCAGGGCCGTCTGGTCACCGAGGAAGAGTTCGAGAACATCATCATCCGCGCCGGCGAAGACGGCGAGATCACTCGCCTGCGCGACATCGCCCGCGTCGAGCTGGGCTCCAACCAGTACGCCCTGCGCTCGCTGCTGAACAACCAGCCAGCCGTGGCCATCCCGGTGTTCCAACGTCCCGGTTCCAATGCCATCGCCATCTCCGATGAGGTGCGCGCACGCATGGCCGAGCTGAAGCAGAGTTTCCCGCAGGGCATGGACTACGAGATCGTCTATGACCCGACCATCTTCGTTCGCGGCTCCATCGAGGCAGTGGTGCACACCCTGCTCGAAGCCATCGTGCTGGTGGTGCTGGTGGTGATCCTGTTCCTGCAGACCTGGCGCGCCTCGATCATCCCGCTGGCCGCCGTGCCGGTGTCGTTGATCGGCACCTTCGCCGTGATGCACCTGTTCGGCTTCTCCCTCAACGCCCTGTCGCTGTTCGGCCTGGTGCTGGCCATCGGCATCGTGGTGGACGACGCCATCGTAGTGGTGGAGAACGTCGAGCGTAATATCGCTCTGGGCAAGTCGCCGGTCGAAGCCACCCGCCAGGCCATGAAGGAAGTCACCGGCCCCATCATCGCCACCGCCCTGGTGCTGTGCGCGGTGTTCGTGCCAACTGCGTTCATTTCCGGCCTCACCGGGCAGTTCTATCAGCAGTTCGCGCTGACCATCGCCATCTCCACGGTGATCTCGGCGATCAACTCGCTGACCCTGTCGCCGGCATTGGCTGCCGTGCTGCTGAAAGATCACCACGCGCCCAAGGATGGTTTCTCGCGCCTGCTCGACAAGCTGTTCGGTGGCTGGTTGTTCGGCCCGTTCAACCGCGTGTTCGACCGCGCCAGCCATGGCTACGTCGGCACCGTGCGGCGTGTGCTGCGCGGTAGCAGCATCGCCATGCTGGTCTACGGCGGCCTGCTGGTGCTCGGCTACCTGGGTTTCTCCAGTACCCCCACCGGCTTCGTGCCACAACAGGACAAGCAGTACCTGGTGGCCTTCGCCCAGTTGCCCGATGCCGCCACCCTCGACCGCACCGAGGCGGTGATCAAGCGCATGAGCGATATCGCTGCCAAGTACCCAGGCGTGGAGAACACCGTGTCCTTCCCGGGCCTGTCGATCAACGGCTTCACCAACAGCCCGAACAGCGGCATCGTCTTCGTCACGCTGAAGGACTTCGACCAGCGCAAGGATCCGTCCATGTCGGCCTCCGCCATCGCGGGCGCGCTCAACGGCCAGTTCAGCGAGATCCAGGACGCCTATATCGCCATCTTCCCGCCACCCCCGGTACAAGGCCTGGGCACCATTGGCGGCTTCCGCCTGCAGATTCAGGATCGCGGCAACCTGGGCTACGAGGAGCTGTACACGCAAACCCAGAATATCCTCAACAAGGCCCGCCAGTTGCCGGAGCTGAACCCCATGTCGGTGTTCACCAGCTATCAGGTCAACGTGCCACAGGTCGATGCCGTCATCGACCGCGAGAAGGCCAAGACCCATGGCGTGGCCATCGATGACATCTTCGACACCCTGCAGGTGTACCTGGGTTCGCTGTATGCCAACGACTTCAACCGCTTTGGCCGCACCTACCAGGTCAACGTCCAGGCCGACCAGCAGTTCCGCCTGGAGCCGGAGCAGATCGGTCAGCTCAAGGTGCGCAACAACCGCGGGGAAATGGTGCCGCTGTCCACCTTCGTCAAGGTGGATGACAGCGCCGGCCCGGATCGGGTGATGCACTACAACGGCTTCCTCACCGCCGAGATCAACGGCGCCGCCGCACCGGGCTACAGCTCCGGCCAGGCCGAGGCCGCCATCGCCAAACTGCTGGAAGCGGAGCTGCCCAACGGCATGACCTATGAGTGGACGGATCTGACCTACCAGCAGATCCTCGCCGGCAACACCGCCGTGTTCATCTTCCCGCTCTGCGTGCTGCTGGCCTTCCTGGTGCTGGCCGCGCAATACGAGAGCTGGAGCCTGCCATTGGCGGTAATCCTGATCGTACCGACCGTGCTGCTGTCGGCCATCACCGGGGTGATCCTGGCTGGTAGCGACAACAACATCTTCACCCAGATCGGCCTGATCGTGCTGGTGGGCCTGGCGTGCAAGAACGCCATCCTCATCGTCGAGTTCGCCAAGGAGAAACAGGAAGAAGGCCTCGATCGCGTCGCTGCAGTGCTGGAAGCCTGCCGCCTGCGTCTGCGTCCGATCCTGATGACCTCCATCGCCTTCATCATGGGCGTGGTGCCGCTGGTGCTCTCCTCCGGCGCCGGTGCCGAGATGCGCCATGCCATGGGCGTGGCGGTGTTCAGCGGGATGATTGGCGTGACCTTCTTCGGCCTGCTGCTGACGCCGGTGTTCTACGTGCTGATCCGCGCCTTCGTGGAGAAACGCCAAGCGCGCAAAGTCGCCCGCCTGCAGGAGGTGCACGCATGA
- the mexE gene encoding multidrug efflux RND transporter periplasmic adaptor subunit MexE produces the protein MEQFHKNIWIFPLALAGALLLSGCEQAPQAQAQMPAPKVSVAEVIEQPVNEWDEFTGHLEAPQSVEIRPRVSGYIDRVAFDEGSLVKKGDLLFQIDPRPFQAELKRLEAQLQQARANQARAVNEARRGERLRQSNAISAELADARASAASEAQAQVAAIQAELDNARLNLDFTRITSPIDGRVSRAEITRGNLVNAGESLLTSVVSTDKVYAYFDADERAFLKYTELAHDAGTDARGASPVYLGLSDEAGHPHLGQLDFLDNQVNPRTGTIRGRAVFDNQDGRFTPGLYARLKLVGSKPYAATLIKDEAVGTDLGKKYVLVLGDDNTVAYRSIELGPKLEGLRIVRSGLSKGEKIVVNGLQRAMPGATVDPQPVAMADADTLAQLARMREAAAESQSPRLAAERTDIRSPRG, from the coding sequence ATGGAACAGTTTCACAAGAACATCTGGATATTCCCCCTTGCCCTCGCCGGCGCTCTGCTGCTGAGCGGCTGCGAGCAAGCCCCGCAGGCCCAGGCGCAGATGCCGGCACCCAAGGTCAGCGTGGCCGAGGTCATCGAGCAGCCGGTCAACGAGTGGGACGAGTTCACCGGGCACCTGGAAGCCCCGCAATCGGTGGAGATTCGCCCACGCGTGTCCGGCTACATCGACCGCGTGGCCTTCGATGAGGGCAGCCTGGTGAAGAAAGGCGACCTGCTGTTCCAGATCGACCCGCGCCCCTTCCAGGCCGAGCTCAAGCGACTCGAAGCGCAATTGCAGCAGGCCCGTGCCAACCAGGCTCGCGCCGTCAACGAAGCCCGCCGTGGCGAACGTCTGCGCCAGAGCAACGCCATCTCCGCAGAACTGGCCGATGCCCGCGCCAGTGCCGCCAGCGAAGCACAAGCGCAGGTCGCGGCTATCCAGGCGGAGCTGGACAATGCCCGTCTCAATCTGGATTTCACCCGCATCACCTCGCCCATCGACGGTCGCGTCAGCCGCGCCGAGATCACGCGCGGCAACCTGGTCAACGCGGGTGAAAGCCTGCTGACCTCAGTGGTCTCCACCGACAAGGTTTACGCCTACTTCGATGCCGATGAGCGCGCCTTCCTCAAGTACACGGAACTGGCCCATGATGCCGGCACCGATGCCCGTGGCGCCAGCCCGGTGTATCTGGGGCTGTCCGACGAGGCCGGTCACCCGCACCTGGGCCAATTGGACTTTCTCGACAACCAGGTCAACCCGCGCACCGGCACCATCCGTGGCCGCGCCGTGTTCGACAATCAAGACGGCCGTTTCACCCCGGGCCTTTACGCGCGCCTCAAGCTGGTGGGCAGCAAGCCCTACGCCGCCACTCTGATCAAGGACGAAGCGGTGGGCACCGACCTGGGTAAGAAGTATGTGCTGGTGCTCGGCGACGACAACACCGTGGCCTACCGCTCAATCGAACTGGGGCCGAAGCTCGAAGGCCTGCGCATCGTCCGCAGCGGCCTGAGCAAGGGCGAGAAGATCGTCGTCAACGGCCTGCAGCGCGCCATGCCCGGCGCCACCGTCGACCCACAACCGGTGGCCATGGCCGATGCCGACACCCTGGCGCAACTGGCACGCATGCGTGAGGCCGCCGCCGAGAGCCAGTCGCCCCGCCTTGCCGCCGAACGTACCGATATTCGCTCGCCGCGCGGCTGA